The DNA segment ACGCTGCCCGGGCTCTATGCCGTAGGGGAAGTGGCCTGCACAGGCCTGCATGGCGCGAACCGACTGGCCAGCAACTCCCTGATGGAATGCCTGGTGTTCGCCCATCGCCTCAAAGAGATCGAGCTCGGCCCTATCCCAACGGCCCTCGGCAGCAGCAGGACGCAACCGCTTGACTTGGACCTCAACGGCAGCAGCAGTTCGCAGTTGATCGATGCCATCGAGCAGCTGCGGCAACTCTGCTGGCGACGAGCGGGGGTGGAGCGATCCGCCGCTGGACTGCGCCAGGCCCTCGGCAACGTGAAAGCCCACGAACAACAGCTGGAGCAGCAGGCGCTGCTCCAGGCCCTGCAACGGGACGACCCCTGTGCTCCCAGGCTGTTGGCGGAAAGCAGCCGACGTGATCTGAACCTATTGCTGGATCTCCATCACAGGTTGCTGACCAGCCATCTGATGCTGGAGGCCTGCCTGTTTCGGGGAGAAAGCCGGGGAGGCCACTACCGCAGCGATGCTCCTGCACCGCTACCGCAATGGAGGCAGCATTCCCGGCAACAACGGCAGCGGGGCATCGTCACCCGTGCCGTCCGGGACTAAAGAGCATCCCTGATTCAGAAGTCGGTGTCGCCCTTGTAGCCGCTGAGTTCCGCCAGGGTGTCGAGCCCCTTGACCCCGGAATCGATGCTGCCGTTGATCTCCCAGCTGGGGAAACCCTCCAATCCTTTGCTGCGGCAAAGGTCGGCCTGGTTGTTCTCACCATCCGGCGCACACTCCACCACGTTCAACTGATCCGAGGCCTGCTTGCCGAACAGCTCCTTCTGTTCGTGGCAGTGGGGGCACCAGTAGGCGGAGTACATCACGGCTCCGCTGCTGGTGAGGTGCTCAGCCAAGGCGATCGAAGCTGGCGTGCTCTCGGTGGTGACAAGCGGTGCGACGCCTGATCCATTGGCCACGGCCTCGGGTCGATTCGGATCCACCACGGAAGCCCAGATCAAGCCCCCCAGCAGCACCGCCAGAGCCAAAAGCACGCCGCGAAACAGCAGCTGCCCCAAGTCGTCCCAACCACCACCAACGATGGACAGCACGAACAGGGCGAGGGACAGCGCAGCAGAAAGAACGCAGAAAAAACAGAAGGCCTGGATCTTGAGCAACATCACACCCAGCAGCACGCCGCTGAAGACGGCCATACCGAGGGACACGGTGAACAGGCCCCACCAGGTGCGTCGGGACAGATCGCTCTTGTTCTCCTGCAAGCCGGGCAACAGAGGCAGCAGGGCCATCAGCAGCACGGCGCCGTAGGCCAGCACCCCCACCAACGACAGAGGAATCCCGGCAAAGACTGTTCCCCAGGCACTGTTGAGCACCTTGTCGCAACCGTCGGCCCCCATCGGACAGGTGAGGTTGCCAAGCAAACCCCAGCGCTTCAGGGTGATCGAACCGGTGTCGATCAGGCCTGCAGTGGCCAGCACCGCCATGGCGATGCGGGCCCATTTGGCGCCGGTATCCTGGCGGCGACGGCTGACGAGACGGGTGGTGCCCATCCTTGATCTTCAAGTGATCGGATTCTGTCAGTTCCGGCGTGATCAGGCCGCTTCGTAGGCTGATCTTTGGCCTGCCGGCGACGTGATGACAAGCACCCCGACGAAACCGACGGTCGCCTTCGCCCACCTGGGCTGCGAGAAGAATCGGGTGGACACCGAACACATGGTGGGGCTGCTGGCAGAAGCCGGCTACGGCGTCAGCACCGATGAAAGCGATGCCGCCGTGGTGGTGGTGAACACCTGCAGCTTCATCCAGGACGCCCGCGAGGAATCGGTGCGCACCTTGGTGGGACTGGCAGAACAGGGCAAGGAATTAATCATCGCGGGATGCCTGGCCCAGCATTTCCAGGAGGAGTTGCTGGAGTCGATCCCGGAGGCCAAGGCCATCGTGGGAACCGGCGACTACCAGCACATTGTTGATGTGCTGCAACGGGTAGAAGCGGGGGAGCGGGTGAACCGCGTCAGCGCCGTGCCCACCTTTGTGGGTGACGAACACCTGCCCCGCCAGCGCACCACCGACCAGGCGGTGGCCTTCCTCAAGGTGGCCGAGGGATGCGATTACCGCTGCGCCTTCTGCATCATTCCGAAGCTGCGGGGGGATCAGCGCAGCCGACCGATCGAATCGATAGTGGCCGAAGCCCATCAACTGGCAGCGCAGGGGGTGCAGGAGCTGATCCTGATCAGCCAGATCACCACCAACTACGGCCTCGACCTGTACGGCAAACCAAAACTGGCTGAGCTGCTGCGGGCCCTTGGGGAGGTGGAGATCCCCTGGATCCGGGTGCATTACGCCTATCCCACCGGGCTGACGCCGGATGTGCTGGCCGCCTACCGGGAGGTGCCCAATGTGGTGCCCTATCTGGATCTGCCGTTGCAGCACAGCCACCCCGAGGTGCTGCGGGCCATGAATCGCCCCTGGCAGGCGGATGTGAATGACCGGCTGCTGGATCAGATCCGCGAGCAACTCCCCGATGCGGTGCTGCGCACCACGCTGATCGTGGGCTTCCCGGGCGAAACCGAAGAGCACTTCCAGCACCTGATGAGCTTCCTCGAGCGCCAACGCTTCGATCATGTGGGGGTGTTCACCTTCTCGCCGGAGGACGGCACAGCAGCGGCCGACCTTCCCGATCGCGTCGATCCCGAAGTGGCTCAAGCCCGCAAGGATGCCCTGATGGCTCTGCAACAACCCATTTCGGCGGAACGGAACAGCCGCTGGGTGGGGCGCACCGTCGACGTGTTGATCGAACAGCACAACCCCCAGACCGGCGAGATGATCGGGCGCTGCGCCCGCTTTGCCCCTGAAGTGGATGGTGAAGTGCGGGTGCAACCCGGCGCCGAGGGGCAGCAGGCCGCACCGGGCAGCCTGGTGCCGGTGGAGATCACCGGGGCTGACATCTATGACATGAATGGACAGATCGTGGGAGCCCGAGCAATGGTGGCCGCAATCAGATCGGACGCTTGAACCTTCGTTTGCTGTCGCGAAAGCGGCAGCGGCAGCTCTTCTTACTGACGTCCGGCATCAGCACAGCTGGATCCTTCGCCGGCATCACCGCCAAGGGCTGGATTCTTCTTGATGGCATGGGCGGGCCACTGGTATTGGCCTTGAACTTCGCGGCACTTTCGCTGCCGAGCCTGCTGGTGAGCGGAGTCGCAGGGGTGCGCACCGACAGGCTGGGATGCGAGCGGGTGCTGATCCAAGCGCAATGGGGGTTATTGGCGGCGGCAATGCTGGGCGCGCTGGCGATCCCTCTGCTCGATGGTCAAGCCCAGGTACTGATGTTGCTCGTCAGCACCTTGCTCATGGGCGTTGCGGGTTCCTTCGAATCCACGGCCCGCAACAAGTACTGCGCCCTGATCATTGATGAACCAGACCAACTGGTGACCTACCTCACCAGCTTTTCGGTGGTGTTCAACGTCGGCAAGTTGGTAGGTCCTCCGATCGGTGGCTGGCTTGTCGCTCTCACCGGTCCGTCCTGGGCACTAGGAATTGACGCAGCCAGCTACGTGCTGCCGATTGCGACGGTTCTGTTTCTGTTGCATCCCGATCGGGACCGGGAACAACGCAGTTTTGATGGAGAACAGGGGAGCTTGCTGACGGCCTGGCGGCAAAGCGGATCGACCCTGCGAGGAGTGCTGAGCCTGACAGCCGTGTTGTGTCTGGTGGGCTTTTTCCACCCGGGGCTGGCTCCGTTGATGGCCGAAGCAATTCTTGGATCAGATCCACGTGATCTCGGGATCTTCACCAGCGTGCTGGCGGCGGGGAGCATTAGCGGTGGTCTGGTGTTGCAACGCAACAGCGCACGCTTTTGTCGTTCGCCGTTTCTGACGATTGGCGGGTTCGGACTGATCACAGCGATCGCCCAACTCGGCATGGCGGCATCAACGGACGTGCCCGTGAGCCTGGCGATGGCCTTTTTGATCGGTGCAGGGACAGCAGGCTTACTCAGCAGTTGCAACCTGATCACCCAAGTGGGGGCCCCACAGGTCATCCGAGGACGAATGGGTGGACTGAGTCAGATCGCCTTCCTCGGCGGTGGTGGCCTCAGCGGTCTACTTGCAGCTGTGTTGGTTCTCGCAACCAACCTGACAACGACTTACGCCCTGACAGGCGGAGTCGGTGTGGTGCTGGCTGTGCTGTGGATCTGGAAACGAGGTCGGCAGCGGCTTGAGCCGATCAGATCAACATGATGACCTTCTGCAGCCTGGAGAGGACCAGGGCTGACGTTTTCAACCTCAGCGGGCTGATTGATGGTGCCCGCGCCATGGTGGCTGCAGCGAGACGCCAGGGTTGACCCTTCTCAAACTGCGGCCTGAGCAACAACGACAGCTTTTTCTGATCGCATCCGGTGTGAGCGCAGCCGGGTCGTTTGCCGGCATCACCGCCAAGGGCTGGATTCTGATGAAAGGGGGCGTGGATCCCTTCGTGCTGGCGTTGAACTTCGCCGCTCTTTCACTGCCCACACTGCTGGTGAGTGGTCCAGCGGGGGTGCGCACCGATCGCGTGGGCTGTGAACGGGTTCTGGTTCAGGCGCAATGGGCACTGCTGGCCGCCTCTGGCCTTGGGGCCCTGGCCATTCCCCTGTTGGAGGGGACGGCCCAGGTGCTGCTGCTGCTCTGCAGCACCCTTTTGGTGGGCATCGCCGGAACCTATGAGCTGACGGCCCGCAACAAATACTGCTCAATCCTGGTGGAGGAACCCGACAAGCTGGCGGGCTATCTCACCAGCTTTTCGGTGGTGTTCAACGTGGGCAAGCTGGTGGGCCCTCCGATTGGTGGCTGGCTGCTGGCGGCCACTGGCCCGGCCTGGGCCCTGGGCATTGATGCAGCCAGCTATCTGCTTCCCATCACCAGTGTGATGTTGCTGCTCAGCCCAAATCGGGACCGGGAAGTGCGCAGCAGCGGCGGTGAAGACGCCAGCCTGCGCAACGCCTGGCGCCACTGCGGCAGCACCCTGCAGGGGGTGCTCAGCTTCACCGCGGTTCTCTGTCTGATCGGGTTCTATCACCCGGGGCTGGCCCCGTTGATCGCCTTCGATCAGCTGGGGCCGAAGCCCACTGATCTGGGGCTGTTCACCAGCGTGCTGGCGGGCGGCAGCATCGTGGGCGGCCTGGTGCTGCAACGCAACAGCCAGCGTTTCTGCCGGCGCCCTTTCCTCACCCTGGGAGGCTTTGGCCTGATCACCGCCGTGGCCCAGCTGGGGATGGCCTGCACAACGGGACCTGGCTTCAGCCTGGCGATGGCCTTCCTCATCGGAGCCGGCACAGCCGGACTCCTGAGCAGCTGCAACCTGATCAGTCAGATCGGGGCACCGCAAGTGATGCGCGGTCGGATGGCCGGCCTTAGCCAGATCGCTTTTCTGGGCGGAGGCGGGCTCAGTGGGTTGATTGTGGCCTTGCTGGTGATGACCACCAACCTTTCGACGGCTTTCGCACTCACCGGGGGCCTCAGCGCTGCTGTGGCTGTGCTTTGGACTCGAAAGCGAGGCGCGAAGACGTTGGAACCGCTCAGATGAGCTTGATTCCCTTCAGCAGCTTGGTGAGCACAAAAGCCGTCACCAGACCGGAACCAACCAGGCCGAGATAGATGCCGACGCCCATGTGCAAGTACGGAGGTGACCACCATTAGATCACCCACTGGCCTGGGTTCAGGCCATTGCGCTTAGGGTTTGTGAAGAGCTGATACCGATTGAGAGGTATCTCCAGCCGGGCCGACCGGACGTCCATCCACCAACGCCCGACGCCATGCGCACTCTTTTCATTTACCCCGAATTCCCGAAGACCTTCTGGAGTTACGAAAAGATCCTCGAGCTGGTGAATCGCAAAGTGCTGCTGCCTCCGCTCGGGATGGTCACCGTGGCAGCACTTCTCCCCCAGGAATGGGAGATGAAGCTGGTGGACCGGAACGTACGAGAAGTAACGGACGAGGAGTGGGACTGGGCCGAGCTGGTGATCATTTCGGGAATGATCGTCCAGAAGGACGACATGGCCGTGCAGATCGGCAAGGCCAAACAGCGCGGGCTCCCGGTTGCAATTGGCGGCCCCTTCGCCAGTTCCACACCGGATGCACCAGAACTGGATCTGGCGGATTTCAAGATCCTCGATGAGGGGGAAATCACCCTGCCGATGTTCCTGGATGCCCTGGAACGGGGAGAGGCCAGTGGCCGTTTCAGCGCCGAGGGAGACAAGCCAGACGTCACCGCCACCCCGATTCCACGCTTCGATCTTCTGCAACTCGAGGCCTACGACTCGATGAGCGTGCAGTTCTCGCGGGGCTGCCCATTCAACTGCGAGTTCTGCGACATCATCGTTCTCTATGGCCGCAAGCCCCGCACCAAAACCCCCGAGCAGCTGGTGGCTGAGCTGCAATACCTCTACGACCTGGGCTGGCGGCGCTCAATCTTCCTGGTTGACGACAACTTCATCGGCAACAAACGCAACGCCAAGTTGCTGCTGCCGCAGATCCGCACCTGGCAGGAAGACCGGGGTTACCCCTTCAGCTTCGCTACCGAAGCCTCTGTGGACCTGGCCGACGACGATGAAATGATGCGGATGATGCACGACGCCCGCTTCGAAAGCGTCTTCCTGGGCATTGAAACCCCGGACGAAGCCAGCCTGGAAACGGCTCGCAAGGTGCAGAACACGCGCAACCCACTGGATGCTGCGGTGGACCGGATCACCGCCAACGGAATCCGCGTGATGGCGGGTTTCATCATCGGTTTCGACGGCGAGAAGGATGGTGCAGGCCACCGAATCGTTGACTTCGTCACTCGCACAGGCATCCCCGCCGCGATGATGGGCATGTTGCAAGCGCTGCCCAAGACAGCCCTCTGGGCACGGCTTGAGCGGGAAGGTCGTCTGATTCAGGGGGAAGACGCCGCTAAGGGCGTGAACCAAACCAACCTGCTGAACTTCAAACCCACCCGACCGATCCGCGACATTGCCAACGAGTACG comes from the Synechococcus sp. A15-62 genome and includes:
- a CDS encoding vitamin K epoxide reductase family protein, producing the protein MGTTRLVSRRRQDTGAKWARIAMAVLATAGLIDTGSITLKRWGLLGNLTCPMGADGCDKVLNSAWGTVFAGIPLSLVGVLAYGAVLLMALLPLLPGLQENKSDLSRRTWWGLFTVSLGMAVFSGVLLGVMLLKIQAFCFFCVLSAALSLALFVLSIVGGGWDDLGQLLFRGVLLALAVLLGGLIWASVVDPNRPEAVANGSGVAPLVTTESTPASIALAEHLTSSGAVMYSAYWCPHCHEQKELFGKQASDQLNVVECAPDGENNQADLCRSKGLEGFPSWEINGSIDSGVKGLDTLAELSGYKGDTDF
- the rimO gene encoding 30S ribosomal protein S12 methylthiotransferase RimO, which encodes MTSTPTKPTVAFAHLGCEKNRVDTEHMVGLLAEAGYGVSTDESDAAVVVVNTCSFIQDAREESVRTLVGLAEQGKELIIAGCLAQHFQEELLESIPEAKAIVGTGDYQHIVDVLQRVEAGERVNRVSAVPTFVGDEHLPRQRTTDQAVAFLKVAEGCDYRCAFCIIPKLRGDQRSRPIESIVAEAHQLAAQGVQELILISQITTNYGLDLYGKPKLAELLRALGEVEIPWIRVHYAYPTGLTPDVLAAYREVPNVVPYLDLPLQHSHPEVLRAMNRPWQADVNDRLLDQIREQLPDAVLRTTLIVGFPGETEEHFQHLMSFLERQRFDHVGVFTFSPEDGTAAADLPDRVDPEVAQARKDALMALQQPISAERNSRWVGRTVDVLIEQHNPQTGEMIGRCARFAPEVDGEVRVQPGAEGQQAAPGSLVPVEITGADIYDMNGQIVGARAMVAAIRSDA
- a CDS encoding MFS transporter; this encodes MNLRLLSRKRQRQLFLLTSGISTAGSFAGITAKGWILLDGMGGPLVLALNFAALSLPSLLVSGVAGVRTDRLGCERVLIQAQWGLLAAAMLGALAIPLLDGQAQVLMLLVSTLLMGVAGSFESTARNKYCALIIDEPDQLVTYLTSFSVVFNVGKLVGPPIGGWLVALTGPSWALGIDAASYVLPIATVLFLLHPDRDREQRSFDGEQGSLLTAWRQSGSTLRGVLSLTAVLCLVGFFHPGLAPLMAEAILGSDPRDLGIFTSVLAAGSISGGLVLQRNSARFCRSPFLTIGGFGLITAIAQLGMAASTDVPVSLAMAFLIGAGTAGLLSSCNLITQVGAPQVIRGRMGGLSQIAFLGGGGLSGLLAAVLVLATNLTTTYALTGGVGVVLAVLWIWKRGRQRLEPIRST
- a CDS encoding MFS transporter, with translation MTLLKLRPEQQRQLFLIASGVSAAGSFAGITAKGWILMKGGVDPFVLALNFAALSLPTLLVSGPAGVRTDRVGCERVLVQAQWALLAASGLGALAIPLLEGTAQVLLLLCSTLLVGIAGTYELTARNKYCSILVEEPDKLAGYLTSFSVVFNVGKLVGPPIGGWLLAATGPAWALGIDAASYLLPITSVMLLLSPNRDREVRSSGGEDASLRNAWRHCGSTLQGVLSFTAVLCLIGFYHPGLAPLIAFDQLGPKPTDLGLFTSVLAGGSIVGGLVLQRNSQRFCRRPFLTLGGFGLITAVAQLGMACTTGPGFSLAMAFLIGAGTAGLLSSCNLISQIGAPQVMRGRMAGLSQIAFLGGGGLSGLIVALLVMTTNLSTAFALTGGLSAAVAVLWTRKRGAKTLEPLR
- a CDS encoding B12-binding domain-containing radical SAM protein, translated to MRTLFIYPEFPKTFWSYEKILELVNRKVLLPPLGMVTVAALLPQEWEMKLVDRNVREVTDEEWDWAELVIISGMIVQKDDMAVQIGKAKQRGLPVAIGGPFASSTPDAPELDLADFKILDEGEITLPMFLDALERGEASGRFSAEGDKPDVTATPIPRFDLLQLEAYDSMSVQFSRGCPFNCEFCDIIVLYGRKPRTKTPEQLVAELQYLYDLGWRRSIFLVDDNFIGNKRNAKLLLPQIRTWQEDRGYPFSFATEASVDLADDDEMMRMMHDARFESVFLGIETPDEASLETARKVQNTRNPLDAAVDRITANGIRVMAGFIIGFDGEKDGAGHRIVDFVTRTGIPAAMMGMLQALPKTALWARLEREGRLIQGEDAAKGVNQTNLLNFKPTRPIRDIANEYVDAFCALYEPNAYMDRVYSYYLKMGAPRWKAAAKLPSLVDLKALSIVVWRQGIKRNTRTRFWRYLFDMARNNPALLEQFLSVLAHNEHFLEYRSIVQREIREQLEALPPEEPTAAKELQAA